CCACTGGCCCTCGGCGAGCTGGAAGAGTTCGAGCGTCCGCGTGAGGGGATCCACATGCCACAAGTGCCGCACGCCCTCGCGAGCGTAGGTGCGCATCTTCGGCCCCTGGTCCACGCGCCGCGTGCCCGGGGAGAGGATCTCGCAGGCCCAGTCCGGAACGAGTTCATAATGCGCGGGAGCGTCCGCGCCACCGACGGCACGGGGCAGCCGCTCACGCCGCCATCCGGCGAGGTCCGGCACGACCTTGTCCGGACGTGGGCCGAGATGGAGTTCGGGCTCGGCGAGGAGGACCCATCCGCCGGGCCCGTCCTTGCCGAACTTGAAGGGCCCCGAGAGCAGGCCCGCGAGGTTGTAGTAGACGTTGGCGTGGGGCCGGGCTGGACGGGGGCTGAGGTGCAGTTCCCCCTCGAGGATCTCCGCCACCAGTTCCTCGGGGGCCGACTGAAAGGCCGCCTCGACGGACGGGGCGTTGCGCCCGGTGGACTCGGACTCGGGAGTGCGGCGGAGGGCCATGGATGAAGAATGTCGCATGCCCCTCGCGTGGTGCAACGCGAAGGCCATGACGTGTCTCATCGTGTACAGCTCCCCTACATCCCAGGTCATCAGCTCC
Above is a window of Cystobacter fuscus DNA encoding:
- a CDS encoding Uma2 family endonuclease produces the protein MRHSSSMALRRTPESESTGRNAPSVEAAFQSAPEELVAEILEGELHLSPRPARPHANVYYNLAGLLSGPFKFGKDGPGGWVLLAEPELHLGPRPDKVVPDLAGWRRERLPRAVGGADAPAHYELVPDWACEILSPGTRRVDQGPKMRTYAREGVRHLWHVDPLTRTLELFQLAEGQWRRGECFTGEGRVRAEPFEAVELDLALVWSE